The Gracilimonas sp. genome includes a region encoding these proteins:
- a CDS encoding ectonucleotide pyrophosphatase/phosphodiesterase yields the protein MKRHVLLFLITISCLNVSCQKRQAPAGEKVLLVSFDGFRSDYLTKANTPNFDVLVNTGVISDGLIPIFPSKTFPNYYAIATGLYPENNGFVGNSMYDPEMDARFSMRNRDAVENPDWYEGEPIWNTVEKAGKKAGTMFWIGSETPIQGMRPTYWKTYNQGMPDSARIDTVIKWLSYGDEQEVDFATLYFSFVDGIGHRFGPDTPEVVEAIERADDLVGYLIEKMEAAGLDENTNLMIVSDHGMSAVSRERIVVLDEMINPDYLNFIEYSPSIMANIEEGKLEEVYSALKANEENFKVYKKEDIPERYNLKNHSRVPELLLVADPGYTINTRDYFESRENYPSGGAHGFDNQEKEMHAIFVANGPDFRKGYRGKAFQNVHLYTLMAHLMKVPPAENDGSLDSLSVFLK from the coding sequence ATGAAGAGGCATGTCCTTCTATTCCTGATTACTATTTCATGCCTCAACGTAAGTTGCCAGAAAAGGCAGGCTCCTGCTGGTGAAAAGGTTCTTCTCGTTTCCTTTGATGGTTTTCGTTCTGATTACCTGACGAAGGCCAATACTCCGAATTTTGACGTGCTGGTGAATACAGGAGTGATAAGTGATGGCCTGATTCCCATCTTTCCTTCAAAAACCTTTCCTAATTATTATGCAATAGCAACAGGGTTATATCCTGAAAATAACGGGTTTGTAGGGAACAGTATGTACGACCCTGAAATGGATGCCCGATTCTCGATGAGAAACCGTGATGCGGTAGAAAACCCAGATTGGTATGAAGGAGAACCCATTTGGAATACGGTAGAAAAAGCGGGCAAAAAGGCAGGTACTATGTTTTGGATTGGTTCAGAAACCCCCATTCAGGGTATGAGGCCAACATATTGGAAAACTTATAACCAGGGAATGCCTGACTCAGCCCGAATCGATACGGTCATAAAGTGGCTTTCTTATGGAGATGAACAGGAAGTTGACTTTGCGACCCTTTACTTTAGTTTTGTGGATGGTATTGGACATCGTTTCGGGCCAGACACACCTGAAGTAGTTGAGGCTATAGAAAGAGCAGATGATTTGGTTGGCTATTTGATTGAAAAGATGGAAGCTGCTGGTCTGGATGAAAATACAAATCTCATGATTGTATCTGATCATGGAATGTCTGCGGTTTCCAGAGAACGAATCGTGGTATTGGATGAGATGATCAATCCTGACTACCTGAATTTTATAGAATACAGTCCTTCCATAATGGCCAACATAGAAGAGGGGAAACTCGAGGAAGTATATTCAGCCCTAAAAGCCAATGAAGAAAATTTTAAAGTCTATAAGAAAGAAGATATTCCGGAGCGCTATAATCTGAAAAACCATTCCAGAGTTCCTGAGTTATTGCTGGTTGCTGATCCTGGATATACCATCAATACCCGAGACTATTTTGAGTCCCGCGAAAATTATCCCTCGGGTGGTGCGCACGGCTTTGATAATCAGGAGAAAGAGATGCATGCGATATTTGTGGCTAATGGCCCTGATTTCAGGAAAGGATATCGGGGAAAAGCATTTCAAAATGTTCACCTTTATACTTTGATGGCCCACCTGATGAAGGTTCCGCCTGCTGAAAACGATGGGAGTCTGGACAGTTTATCAGTGTTTTTAAAGTGA
- a CDS encoding PorV/PorQ family protein yields the protein MKFIKALIKSCLLFLIGGLLYSQSALAQTSYGDDRAGTEGFQFAKISIDARSAAMGNSNMADAIDGSSLYWNPANASVLSSSNVMLNHTQYVADINLEYLSYIHKIGRFAVGGSIQYLNSGEINETTEFEPLGTGRTFNTHHISAGVTGSHQITDLFSYGITLRYLSENYVDITYQTGAIDFGFLYYVGETGLRFGVSLNNFGFEAPSSGKAEYETLDGIVREEPTSDLSLPTRFNIAAAYNVIENENHELLMTAQITNPSDNSEQLNVGIEYGFIGQFFIRSGYEFGIEERIWPSLGAGVEVPFMDKRLKADYGYTVFERLGGIHRIGLSVAL from the coding sequence ATGAAATTTATTAAAGCATTGATAAAAAGTTGTTTGTTGTTTCTTATCGGAGGGTTGCTTTACAGTCAAAGTGCCTTAGCCCAAACCAGCTATGGTGATGACCGGGCAGGTACTGAAGGCTTTCAGTTTGCGAAAATTTCGATTGACGCACGTAGTGCTGCTATGGGTAATTCTAATATGGCTGATGCTATTGATGGCTCAAGTTTATACTGGAATCCGGCTAACGCTTCTGTTTTGAGTAGTTCAAATGTAATGTTGAATCATACCCAGTATGTGGCAGACATCAACCTTGAGTACTTGAGCTATATCCACAAAATCGGAAGATTTGCTGTAGGAGGAAGTATACAGTACTTAAACTCCGGTGAAATCAATGAGACTACAGAATTTGAACCGCTCGGAACGGGAAGAACATTTAACACCCACCATATATCAGCTGGTGTAACCGGGTCGCATCAAATTACAGATTTGTTTAGTTACGGAATTACTCTCCGATATTTATCTGAGAATTATGTTGATATAACCTATCAAACCGGAGCTATCGACTTTGGTTTTCTTTACTACGTAGGAGAAACCGGCCTTCGGTTTGGAGTAAGCCTGAATAACTTTGGCTTTGAAGCCCCATCTTCTGGTAAAGCAGAATATGAAACATTGGATGGAATAGTTCGGGAAGAACCTACAAGCGACTTATCGTTGCCAACCAGGTTTAATATTGCCGCGGCTTATAATGTGATTGAAAATGAAAACCATGAGCTGTTGATGACAGCACAAATCACAAACCCAAGTGATAATTCCGAACAGTTGAATGTTGGAATTGAATATGGTTTCATCGGTCAGTTTTTTATCAGAAGTGGGTATGAGTTTGGTATTGAAGAAAGAATTTGGCCTAGTCTTGGGGCCGGCGTAGAAGTCCCTTTTATGGACAAAAGATTAAAGGCAGATTACGGATATACCGTTTTTGAGCGTTTAGGTGGAATTCACAGAATTGGTTTAAGTGTAGCTCTATGA
- the folP gene encoding dihydropteroate synthase: MPENTSILSASSSPKIMGIINATPDSFSDGGKYLDHSRAMDRIHLMLKNGAEIIDVGGESTRPGADPVSVEEELERVIPLLEQAVTVFSDAVFSIDTTKYEVAKKALQAGAKIVNDVSGLQKEPRLADLCAEYDATYILMHSQGDSKTMQKNPEYDDVVEDVITFFERQSAEAKKRGVHHLILDPGIGFGKTLQHNLKLIAHLDKFKKFGFSILVGASRKSMIGKILDDRPTDDRITGTVALHYHALMKGANILRVHDVKEASDSIRIFNAVQSQQ; the protein is encoded by the coding sequence TTGCCTGAAAATACCTCCATTTTAAGCGCATCGTCCTCCCCAAAAATAATGGGGATTATAAATGCTACGCCTGACTCATTTAGTGATGGTGGAAAATATTTGGATCATAGCCGGGCAATGGATCGCATTCACCTGATGCTCAAAAACGGTGCGGAGATTATAGATGTGGGAGGGGAATCAACCCGGCCGGGCGCTGACCCTGTTTCGGTAGAAGAAGAGTTAGAGAGAGTGATTCCACTGCTCGAACAAGCAGTGACTGTATTTAGTGATGCTGTTTTTTCCATCGACACAACCAAGTATGAAGTTGCCAAAAAGGCATTGCAAGCCGGGGCAAAAATTGTCAATGATGTAAGCGGACTCCAAAAAGAACCACGCCTTGCAGACCTTTGCGCTGAGTATGATGCCACTTACATTCTTATGCATTCTCAGGGCGATTCCAAGACTATGCAGAAAAACCCGGAATATGATGATGTAGTGGAGGACGTAATAACATTTTTTGAGCGACAGTCCGCTGAAGCAAAAAAAAGGGGAGTTCATCATCTCATTTTAGACCCGGGAATTGGGTTTGGTAAAACGCTACAGCATAATCTTAAATTGATTGCCCACCTTGACAAATTCAAAAAATTTGGTTTCTCTATATTAGTAGGAGCTTCACGCAAGTCCATGATCGGTAAAATATTAGACGACCGGCCTACAGACGATCGCATAACCGGGACTGTTGCACTACACTATCATGCACTGATGAAAGGAGCAAATATCCTCCGTGTACATGATGTGAAGGAAGCTTCCGATTCAATTCGTATATTCAACGCAGTTCAATCCCAACAATAA
- the fdxA gene encoding ferredoxin FdxA, translating to MPYIVTEPCIQCKYTNCAAVCPVDAFREGPNFLVIDPMECIDCDACVSECPVEAIYPDDEVPEKWEDYIDLNERLSEAWEDRIINETQDALPDADDWATKEDKRDQLVEAW from the coding sequence ATGCCATACATTGTTACTGAACCTTGCATTCAATGTAAATACACTAACTGCGCAGCCGTTTGTCCGGTCGATGCCTTTCGCGAAGGTCCAAACTTCTTGGTTATAGATCCAATGGAGTGTATAGACTGTGATGCATGCGTATCCGAATGTCCTGTTGAAGCGATTTACCCAGATGACGAAGTTCCTGAAAAATGGGAAGATTATATCGACTTGAATGAAAGACTATCTGAAGCTTGGGAAGACCGCATCATTAATGAAACTCAGGATGCCTTACCCGACGCAGATGACTGGGCTACTAAAGAAGATAAACGAGATCAGCTGGTAGAAGCCTGGTAA
- the meaB gene encoding methylmalonyl Co-A mutase-associated GTPase MeaB yields MSKKDIPAKDYIDGILSGNRMLLSRAITLIESTKQEHQNLAQEIIEGCLPHSGNSIRIGITGVPGVGKSTFIEAFGNYVIEEKNRSLAVLAVDPSSSKTRGSILGDKTRMETLSNHPNAYIRPTPTSGSLGGVARSTRETITLCEATGFDTILIETVGVGQSETAVHSMVDFFLLLMLAGAGDELQGIKRGIMEMADSIVINKADSGNEDAAKRAMAEYKNALHLFPPTESGWIPKVTTCSAFHYKGIPEVWNIVDEFIRHTKAKSYFELQRKEQANYWLNESINQELHQAFYGDADLKSKLETYRKQVQEGKISSYKAAKDLMKEFLDR; encoded by the coding sequence ATGAGTAAAAAAGACATCCCAGCTAAAGATTATATAGATGGTATTTTATCGGGAAACCGAATGCTTTTAAGCCGTGCCATTACCCTTATCGAAAGCACGAAACAAGAGCATCAGAATTTAGCCCAGGAAATTATTGAAGGATGCCTGCCTCATTCCGGCAATTCCATTCGCATCGGTATCACCGGTGTACCCGGTGTGGGTAAGAGCACCTTTATTGAAGCCTTTGGAAATTATGTGATTGAGGAGAAAAATCGGTCTTTAGCTGTTCTTGCGGTTGATCCTTCCAGTTCTAAAACACGCGGAAGTATCTTAGGCGATAAAACCCGCATGGAGACGCTATCTAATCATCCCAATGCCTACATCCGCCCCACCCCAACCTCGGGCTCTCTCGGTGGAGTGGCAAGGAGTACACGGGAAACCATCACCCTCTGTGAAGCAACAGGCTTTGATACCATCCTCATAGAAACCGTTGGAGTAGGTCAATCGGAAACGGCCGTTCACTCTATGGTTGATTTCTTTTTATTATTGATGCTGGCTGGAGCAGGAGATGAACTCCAGGGTATTAAACGCGGCATTATGGAAATGGCCGATTCCATTGTCATCAATAAAGCAGACTCTGGTAATGAGGATGCTGCCAAGCGGGCTATGGCCGAGTACAAAAATGCATTGCACCTTTTCCCGCCCACCGAATCCGGCTGGATTCCCAAAGTAACAACCTGTTCAGCTTTTCATTACAAGGGTATCCCGGAGGTTTGGAATATCGTTGACGAGTTTATCCGGCACACAAAAGCCAAAAGTTATTTCGAACTACAGCGGAAAGAACAGGCCAACTACTGGCTGAATGAAAGCATCAACCAGGAATTACATCAGGCATTTTATGGGGATGCAGACCTGAAATCGAAATTAGAAACCTACCGAAAGCAGGTTCAGGAAGGAAAAATATCTTCCTACAAAGCCGCCAAAGATTTAATGAAAGAGTTTTTGGATAGGTAG
- the scpA gene encoding methylmalonyl-CoA mutase: MKKDFSKIDFKPNGKTDQKTNHQDTWETPEQISVKSRFSKEDIKKLEHLDYAAGIPPYLRGPYSTMYAVRPWTIRQYAGFSTAEESNAFYRRNLEAGQKGLSVAFDLATHRGYDSDHPRVSGDVGKAGVAIDSVEDMKILFDQIPLDKMSVSMTMNGAVIPVMAFYIVAAEEQGVKPEQLSGTIQNDILKEFMVRNTYIYPPEPSMKIIGDIFEYTSQNMPRFNSISISGYHMQEAGATCDIELAYTLADGLEYLRTGIEAGMDIDDFAPRISFFWAIGMNHFMEIAKMRAARLLWAKIVKSFNPKNPKSLSLRTHCQTSGWSLTEQDPFNNVARTTVEAMAAALGHTQSLHTNALDEAIALPTDFSARIARNTQLFLQEETGITKAVDPWAGSYYVEYLTDQIARRAWSLIGEVEELGGMAKAIETGIPKMRIEEAAARKQARIDSGKDTIVGVNKFQTEEKSEIEVLEVDNVKVRKSQIERINKMKEERNDEAVQASLDKLTKCAESGEGNLLALAVDAARERATLGEISDAMEKAFGRYKATIKSISGVYSSELKNNDQFKEALNLADKFAELDGRRPRIMVAKMGQDGHDRGAKVISTSFADLGFDVDIGPLFQTPQEAARQAVENDVHILGVSSLAGGHKTLVPEVIEELRKQGRGDIIVIAGGVIPQQDYDFLYNAGVTAVFGPGTVIPKAAKQILEVLIENYSDNGQ, encoded by the coding sequence ATGAAAAAAGATTTCTCCAAAATAGACTTTAAACCAAATGGTAAGACTGATCAGAAAACTAACCATCAGGATACATGGGAGACCCCTGAGCAGATTTCTGTAAAGTCCCGTTTCTCAAAAGAGGACATCAAAAAGCTGGAACATCTGGATTATGCAGCCGGCATTCCTCCCTATCTTCGCGGACCTTATTCCACGATGTATGCCGTTCGTCCCTGGACTATCCGTCAGTACGCTGGATTTTCTACTGCAGAAGAATCCAATGCTTTTTACCGCCGAAATCTTGAAGCCGGTCAAAAAGGGCTCTCTGTAGCGTTTGATCTGGCTACACATCGTGGTTATGATTCCGACCATCCCAGAGTTTCCGGAGATGTAGGCAAAGCCGGAGTGGCTATTGATTCGGTGGAGGATATGAAAATTCTCTTTGATCAAATTCCGCTGGATAAAATGTCTGTTTCCATGACCATGAACGGAGCCGTAATCCCGGTGATGGCTTTCTATATTGTCGCTGCGGAGGAACAAGGCGTGAAACCAGAACAGCTTTCAGGGACCATTCAGAATGACATCCTGAAAGAATTTATGGTTCGGAATACCTATATCTATCCGCCAGAACCGTCTATGAAAATCATTGGTGACATTTTTGAGTACACCTCTCAAAATATGCCCCGATTTAATTCCATTTCTATTAGTGGATATCATATGCAGGAAGCCGGTGCAACCTGTGACATCGAACTTGCCTATACACTGGCAGATGGTTTGGAATATCTTCGAACAGGAATTGAAGCTGGTATGGATATCGATGATTTTGCCCCTCGAATATCTTTTTTCTGGGCCATTGGAATGAATCATTTTATGGAAATTGCCAAGATGCGGGCTGCTCGGTTACTATGGGCTAAAATTGTGAAGTCTTTTAACCCCAAGAATCCAAAATCGCTTTCACTAAGAACGCATTGCCAAACTTCTGGCTGGAGCCTCACAGAACAAGATCCATTTAATAATGTAGCACGAACAACAGTAGAGGCAATGGCAGCTGCACTGGGCCACACTCAATCTCTGCACACTAATGCTTTGGATGAAGCTATTGCACTGCCTACTGATTTCTCTGCCCGAATTGCCCGAAATACGCAACTGTTTTTACAGGAAGAAACAGGAATCACTAAAGCGGTGGACCCATGGGCTGGTTCTTACTATGTAGAATACCTTACGGATCAAATTGCGAGACGAGCCTGGTCGCTTATTGGTGAAGTGGAAGAATTGGGCGGAATGGCGAAAGCTATCGAAACGGGTATCCCGAAAATGCGCATTGAAGAAGCGGCTGCAAGAAAACAGGCCCGCATCGACTCTGGCAAAGACACGATAGTAGGCGTAAATAAATTTCAGACTGAGGAGAAATCCGAGATCGAAGTATTGGAAGTTGACAACGTGAAAGTTCGAAAATCTCAGATTGAGCGCATCAATAAAATGAAGGAGGAACGGAATGATGAAGCCGTTCAAGCTTCACTCGATAAGCTTACAAAATGCGCGGAATCAGGAGAAGGAAATTTATTAGCTTTAGCAGTTGATGCTGCCCGGGAGCGGGCTACCCTTGGCGAAATTTCTGATGCCATGGAAAAGGCCTTTGGGCGGTATAAAGCAACCATTAAATCTATTTCCGGCGTGTATTCTTCTGAATTAAAAAACAACGATCAGTTTAAAGAAGCCCTTAATTTAGCTGATAAATTTGCTGAACTAGATGGGCGTCGCCCGCGCATTATGGTCGCTAAAATGGGACAGGATGGTCACGATCGGGGCGCAAAAGTAATTTCTACCAGCTTTGCCGATTTGGGTTTTGATGTGGATATCGGCCCTCTTTTCCAAACACCGCAGGAGGCTGCCCGTCAAGCTGTAGAAAATGACGTCCACATTCTCGGGGTTTCAAGTCTTGCGGGTGGACATAAAACACTGGTTCCCGAGGTTATTGAAGAGCTTAGAAAACAAGGCCGCGGAGATATCATCGTTATTGCTGGTGGTGTCATCCCTCAACAAGACTACGATTTTCTTTATAATGCCGGAGTAACTGCCGTTTTCGGCCCGGGAACTGTTATACCTAAAGCAGCTAAACAAATTCTGGAAGTACTTATTGAGAATTATTCAGATAACGGTCAATGA
- the cdaA gene encoding diadenylate cyclase CdaA, with the protein MFPIGFLEFGLKDFAETLIIALVLVYLYRWVKGTFAIQAALGILFVVIINVIIGLLGFTTINSILSQILDVGIIALIILFQPEIRKLLYRLGTNTSLDRFFSTSNSDRTIDEIIEAVKEMSKNKTGALIVFARTSSLQDLVDAGVNIDAEIRSELITTIFQKDTPLHDGAVVIRGNRIVAASCYLPISQNPNISSSFGTRHRAAVGISESNNVFVIAVSEETGRISIARNGALTSGLTIQKLRAEMEETFGSQKFDEDVAFSSAQADMKLN; encoded by the coding sequence TTGTTTCCCATTGGTTTCCTTGAATTCGGCTTAAAAGATTTTGCCGAGACGCTCATTATTGCGCTCGTACTGGTCTATCTGTACCGGTGGGTGAAGGGTACGTTTGCCATTCAGGCGGCACTGGGTATTTTATTTGTGGTGATCATTAATGTGATAATTGGTCTGCTGGGTTTTACCACCATAAACTCCATTTTAAGTCAGATACTGGATGTTGGTATCATTGCTCTGATTATCCTTTTTCAACCGGAAATTAGGAAGTTGCTTTATCGCTTGGGAACCAACACCAGTCTGGATCGGTTTTTCTCCACCTCCAATTCAGACCGGACTATTGATGAAATCATAGAAGCCGTTAAGGAAATGTCGAAAAATAAAACCGGAGCACTCATTGTATTTGCCCGGACTTCTTCATTACAGGATTTGGTTGATGCCGGCGTTAATATTGATGCGGAAATACGAAGCGAACTGATCACCACGATTTTTCAGAAAGATACTCCGCTCCATGACGGTGCTGTTGTGATTCGAGGAAACCGGATTGTAGCAGCAAGTTGTTATCTGCCCATTTCTCAAAACCCAAATATCTCTTCTTCATTTGGAACCCGGCACCGTGCAGCTGTAGGAATCAGTGAATCAAATAATGTATTTGTGATCGCAGTATCGGAAGAAACCGGTCGTATTTCTATAGCCAGAAACGGAGCGCTTACCAGTGGGCTTACCATCCAGAAACTGCGAGCTGAAATGGAAGAAACTTTCGGCAGCCAGAAGTTTGATGAAGACGTGGCCTTCAGTTCTGCCCAGGCCGATATGAAGCTTAATTAG
- a CDS encoding TonB-dependent receptor → MKRFNLILLLFILLGTSSAWAQNTGSISGTITADETEERLIGVNVRIVGTSFGSATNIDGEYTIRNIRPGQYNIEITYVGFETVLLTGIQVEAGETTELNYALREQVLSAEEEVVVVGEAPIFDVEKSSTSSTISRSDIEAAPIQKVEDAVALQSGVVKDPTGLYIKGGRAYETGYVVDGVSAQDPLAGTGFGLDLGSNSFSNVEVITGGVGAEYGDVTSGVVSVQTRDGGDQYEGSFSHKRDNFGSNVMSNEANFFEDVYELSIGGPEPITQKLLPLAGLNLPGDIYFFATGQIAMADGHTKLSADQIRSSIVDNAFWSPRQGNRWNGMMKLTYNIKPGMRLQGAYQRSLTINQNTRMLQITGADTQIQPGFQFAFSNGFLDNANTYTHDSNLSYLKWTHTISQTAFYEVQASRLFTRLRADANGRDWRPENVDGEFDPGSINTYPGEEFQGTDDFTYVLAGPGYINNGGIATLWHDHFAEELTLKSSITKYFNERNNQLVFGFEMKFNDYQWIDITRPWIGAPIRIDENTVSETFRVGESFDAWRVKPMRGAIFLTDKIRYNGLIANIGGRFEYWSPGTYVDDRVQEALDPNTYSTIPEFIAQDYLDETTEIFGNRFKFIFLPKVNVSFPVRENQVLFFNYGHSARIPHPRFVYAGLDPFYQDQSDLPNLGNPNLNREIDISYEIGLRNQITANDALNVSAFWRDKYDFVTSELITVADVNGRPTTKAFRINGDYARSRGVEVSYIKRYKDLLQGQVSFTYSRAEGLSSTNDDNLNAINASQNVGNNIETPLAWDRPFDIKGNIRFTYDRDEPLFDLAPLNQFQMFLSAVWRSGQRYTPYEFVGFERNPVTGVRDWRPIYEQLDDPAQRYSEVGPAWFYMDFNIRKWFDVNGTRIAAFLEITNILNNQSSVIINPVTGKGYKSYPAGQSSLIDLRDNRSYDVPNNVRDPRYLDPTDNNLPAYENPANYLEQRHIVFGVSINF, encoded by the coding sequence ATGAAAAGATTTAATCTGATTTTATTACTGTTTATTCTTTTGGGAACGTCCTCGGCATGGGCTCAAAATACAGGGTCTATTTCCGGGACTATTACCGCTGATGAAACCGAAGAGCGATTGATAGGTGTAAACGTACGAATTGTTGGAACTTCCTTTGGTTCAGCTACAAATATTGATGGCGAATATACCATCCGAAACATCCGCCCGGGACAGTATAACATCGAAATCACCTATGTAGGTTTTGAAACAGTTCTTCTTACCGGTATTCAGGTAGAAGCTGGTGAAACCACAGAACTTAATTACGCACTCCGGGAGCAGGTTCTGAGTGCTGAAGAAGAAGTTGTGGTAGTTGGCGAAGCCCCTATTTTTGATGTAGAGAAATCAAGCACTTCCTCAACCATTTCCCGTTCCGATATTGAAGCCGCGCCTATTCAAAAAGTAGAAGATGCTGTGGCGCTTCAGTCAGGTGTGGTAAAAGATCCAACCGGATTATACATAAAAGGCGGACGGGCTTACGAAACCGGTTATGTGGTAGACGGTGTGTCTGCACAGGATCCATTGGCAGGAACCGGTTTTGGCCTGGATCTTGGTTCAAATTCATTTAGTAATGTTGAAGTTATCACTGGCGGAGTTGGTGCCGAGTATGGCGATGTGACTTCAGGAGTTGTATCGGTTCAAACACGGGATGGTGGAGATCAATACGAAGGTAGTTTTTCTCATAAGCGGGATAATTTCGGTTCGAACGTAATGTCTAATGAGGCAAACTTTTTTGAGGATGTTTATGAGTTAAGCATCGGCGGACCTGAGCCAATAACTCAAAAACTATTGCCACTAGCCGGACTTAACTTACCCGGGGATATTTACTTCTTTGCTACGGGCCAAATCGCCATGGCCGACGGGCACACTAAACTATCCGCTGATCAGATCAGGTCATCGATTGTAGACAATGCATTTTGGTCTCCCAGACAGGGGAATCGCTGGAATGGAATGATGAAGCTGACGTACAACATCAAGCCCGGAATGCGGCTTCAGGGAGCTTATCAGAGATCGTTGACTATTAATCAAAACACCCGGATGCTTCAGATTACCGGAGCCGATACACAAATTCAGCCCGGCTTCCAGTTTGCTTTTTCAAATGGGTTCCTCGATAACGCGAATACCTATACTCACGATAGCAACCTTTCTTATTTAAAGTGGACTCATACCATTTCTCAAACGGCATTTTATGAAGTTCAGGCAAGCCGTTTATTCACCCGCCTCAGAGCAGATGCCAACGGCCGTGACTGGAGACCGGAAAACGTAGATGGTGAATTCGACCCGGGAAGTATCAACACATATCCGGGAGAGGAATTTCAGGGAACGGATGACTTTACCTATGTATTAGCTGGTCCGGGATATATTAATAATGGTGGAATTGCAACACTATGGCACGACCATTTTGCTGAAGAGCTGACGCTGAAATCCAGTATTACTAAATATTTTAACGAGCGAAATAATCAGCTGGTTTTTGGTTTTGAGATGAAATTCAATGATTACCAGTGGATTGACATCACCCGCCCATGGATCGGTGCTCCTATCCGGATTGATGAAAACACCGTTTCTGAGACGTTTCGGGTTGGAGAAAGCTTTGACGCCTGGAGAGTGAAGCCAATGCGTGGTGCCATATTCCTGACCGACAAGATTCGCTACAATGGACTTATTGCTAATATCGGAGGTAGATTTGAGTACTGGTCTCCGGGAACATATGTGGATGATCGGGTTCAGGAAGCGCTGGATCCAAATACCTATTCAACCATTCCTGAGTTTATTGCACAGGATTACCTCGACGAAACCACAGAGATTTTTGGCAACAGGTTTAAGTTCATTTTCCTTCCAAAGGTTAATGTTTCTTTTCCGGTAAGAGAAAATCAGGTGTTGTTCTTTAACTATGGTCACTCGGCTCGTATTCCTCACCCCCGATTTGTGTATGCCGGGCTCGATCCCTTTTACCAGGATCAATCTGATCTCCCAAACCTGGGGAATCCAAACCTGAACCGGGAAATCGATATATCCTATGAAATTGGCCTTCGAAACCAAATTACTGCAAATGATGCACTGAATGTATCGGCTTTCTGGAGAGACAAATATGATTTTGTGACTTCTGAGCTAATCACAGTTGCTGATGTTAATGGAAGACCGACCACAAAGGCTTTCCGGATTAATGGAGACTATGCACGTTCCAGGGGAGTGGAAGTCAGTTATATCAAGCGATATAAAGATCTGCTACAAGGACAGGTTTCATTTACTTATTCCCGCGCAGAAGGTTTGAGTTCAACAAATGACGATAACCTGAATGCGATCAACGCAAGTCAGAATGTGGGCAATAACATTGAGACCCCATTGGCCTGGGATCGCCCATTTGATATTAAAGGAAATATCAGGTTTACCTACGACAGGGATGAACCCTTGTTTGATCTTGCTCCCCTGAACCAGTTCCAGATGTTTTTATCAGCTGTCTGGAGAAGCGGTCAGCGCTACACTCCTTACGAATTTGTAGGGTTTGAAAGAAACCCGGTAACCGGAGTTCGCGATTGGCGCCCAATTTATGAACAGCTAGACGATCCGGCTCAAAGATACAGCGAAGTCGGTCCGGCTTGGTTCTATATGGATTTCAACATAAGAAAGTGGTTTGATGTGAATGGAACCCGAATCGCTGCTTTCCTTGAAATCACAAATATTTTAAATAATCAGAGTTCTGTAATTATTAACCCGGTTACAGGGAAAGGATATAAGAGTTATCCTGCTGGCCAGTCTTCGTTGATCGACTTAAGGGATAACAGAAGTTATGATGTGCCAAATAATGTAAGAGACCCTCGTTATCTGGATCCTACCGATAATAATCTGCCGGCGTATGAAAACCCTGCAAATTATCTTGAGCAGAGACACATCGTATTTGGAGTATCTATAAACTTTTAA